The following DNA comes from Geothrix edaphica.
AAGGAAGGCGAGAACGTGATCGGGACCCTGTGCGTGCAGCACCGCGCCCCCAAGGCCTTCGACCGCAGCGAGACGGAGCTGATCCGCGCCATGGGCCACCTCATGGCCCGCACCCTGGAATCGGAGAGCATGAAGCAGGAGCTGCATGGCGCACTGGATGCCCTGGAGCTCAGCGGTGCCATCGTGGAGGACAGCGCCCTCCAGAGCGCCCGCTCGGGCCTGCCCAACCGCCGCTACCTCGACATCTGGCTGCGCGCCTCGCTGTTCATGGCCCGCCGCCGCAAGGAGCCCATCGCCCTGGCCCTCTGGTCCCAGCCCCTGGTCACGGGCACCCGGGGCCGCCTTGCCGCCGCCGCGTCCCGCCTGCGGGGCGAGGATCTGCTCATCGAGCTGTCGGCGGACCAGTACCTGCTGATCATGCCCCACACCAGCGAGGAGGGCGCGGAGGTCCTGATCACGCGGCTTCGCGGAACCCTTGGGGAGCATCCCACCGGCGCCACGCTGTGGTTCCCGGGGGAAGACGACATGACCTTGAAGTCGGCTTTGACGCGCGCCGCCAAAGCCTTTACTGAAGCCAATCGCCAGGGCGCGGCGCTGATCTGGAACAGCCGGCGGGGATGAGCCGCCGCCTGCGCGCTGGCCCGTGGGGCGGGTCCATGGGAAGATGAAAGGCTCTGGTACAGCCGGTGGAACCCGGCCTCGTGGAGGTGGATGTTGGAAACTCCGACCCTGGTGAAAGCGGCCCTGAACGCGCTGGAGGCTCCGGCAGCCCCCAACCGCGAGGACCTCTGCCACTGGTATGAACTGATGCACCTCGGACGCCTGCTGGACGACAAGGCGCCCAACTATCTCAAGCAGGCCATCGGCTGGTCGTACCACGCGCCCTGCGCCGGCCACGACGGCATCCAGCTGGCCGCGGGCCTGGCCTTCCGGGCCGGGCAGGATTTCCTGTTCCCGTACTACCGCGACATGATGACCTGCCTCGCCGCGGGCCTCACGCCCGAGGAGATCATCCTCAACGGCATCTCCAAGGCCACGGACGTCGCCAGCGGCGGCCGCCACATGAGCAACCACTTCGCGAAGCCGTCCATCGGCATCCAGAACGTGTCCAGCCTCACGGGCAACCACACCCAGCACGCCGTGGGCCTGGCCCGTGCCGTCAAGTACTACGGCCGCGACAGCATCGTGTTCTGCAGCCAGGGCGAGTCCTCGCTGTCCGAAGGCTACTGCTCGGAGAGCATCAACGGTGCCGACCGCGAGCAGCTGCCCGTGGTCTTCGTCGTCCAGGACAACGGCTACGGCATCTCCGTGCCCAAGCACGACCAGAGCGCGAACGACTACATCTGCGACAACTTCAGCGGCTTCTCCAACCTGAAGATCATCAAGTGCGACGGGCTGGACCTCCTGGACTCCATGCGCGCCATGGCCGAGGCCATCGCCCACATCCGCACGGGGAAGGGGCCCGCCATGGTCTACGCCATGTGCGTGCGCATCGGCAGCCACTCCAACTCGGACCGCCACGAGCTCTACCGGGACGACGCCGAGCGGGCCGACGCCAAGGCCAAGGATCCCCTGCCCCGCTTCCGCGCCTACTGCCTGGCGCACGGCCTCAGCGAGGACGAGCTCAAGGCCATCGAGACCGAGAACCAGGCCCGCTACCTGGCCGCCCACGACCAGGCCATGGCCGCGCCGAACCCCGATCCCGCCACCATCTACGACTTCGTCATCCCCGAGGGCTGGGTCTCGGCCCAGTACCCGGACGGCACCCACCACGCCGAGGGCACGCCCATCAGTGTGATCACGGCCCTCAACCAGACCCTGAAGGAGGAGTTCCGCCTCAACCCCGACACCTTCATCTGGGGCCAGGACATGGCCAACAAGGAGAAGGGCGGCATCTTCAACGTCTCCAAGGGCCTGCAGCAGGAGTTCGGCGAGAAGCGCGTGTTCAACGCCCCCATCGCCGAGGACTTCATCGTCGGCACCGCCAACGGCTTCTCCCGCCTGGACGACAAGATCCGCGTGGTGGTGGAGGGCGCCGAGTTCGCCGACTACATCTGGCCCGCCGCCGAGCAGATCGTGGAGTGCAGCCACGACTACTGGCGCAGCAACGGCCAGTTCTCCCCCAACATCACCATCCGCCTGGCCTCCGGCGGCTACATCGGTGGCGGCCTCTACCACTCGCAGAACGTCGAAGGCTGGCTCACCACCCTGCCCGGCATCCGCGTGGTGGTGCCCGCCTTCGCCGATGACGCCGCGGGCCTGCTGCGCACGGCCCTCCGCAGCCGCGGGACGACACTCTACCTCGAGCCGAAGTTCCTCTACAACGCCAAGATGGCCCACGCCGTGGTGGCGCCGGACTTCGCCGTGCCCTTCGGCAAGGCCCGCGTCCGCCGCGAGGGCACCGACCTCACCATCCTCGCCTACGGCACGCCGGTCCACTTCGCCCTGGAGGCCGCCGCCAAGCTGGAGAAGGAAGGCAAGTCCGCCGAGGTCATCGACCTCCGCAGTCTCAGCCCCCTGGACACGCCCGCCATCATCAAGTCCGTGAAGAAGACCCACCGCGTGCTCATCGCCCATGAGGACAAGGTCTTCGGCGGCTTCGGCGGTGAGCTGGCGGCCATCTGCGCCTCCGAGTGCTTCGTCTGGCTGGATGCCCCCGTGGAGCGCGTGGGCTCCGAGTTCACGCCCGTGGGCTTCAACCGCGTCCTCGAGCGCGCCACCCTCCCCAACGCCGACAAGGTCCTGGCGGCGGCCCGCAAGGTGTTGGCCTTCTGATCTTTTCGAAAAGCAGACAGCGCTCGCGGAGGGTCGCAGAGGGAACAGAGGACGCAGAGAAGAAGCAAGAACCGTTTCCTTCTCCGCATCCTCCGCCATCTCCGCGATCCTCTGCGAGTGTTTTTCAAAGAGGAGCGTTCATGCAGTTCGGTCCCTGGGATGTCCAGATCGTCAGCGGCGGCACCTTCCGGCTGGATGGCGGCGCCATGTTCGGCACGGTGCCCAAGGTGGTGTGGAACAAGCTCTATCCGGCCGACGAGGAGAACCAGATCCTCATGGCCACCAACTGCCTGCTGATCCGCGGCGAGGTGGACGGGAAGAAGCACGTCATCCTCGTGGACAACGGCAACGGCGACAAGGAGAGCGACGACTTCATGGCCCGCTTCAAGTTCGAGGGCCGGGGCGTGCTGGATGCCAACCTCGCCCGCCATGGCGTGAAGCCCGGGGACATCACCCTCTGCATCCTCACCCACCTGCACTTCGACCACGCGGGCGGCAGCACGCGCTTCGGCGCTGATGGCCAGCCGGTGCCCAGCTTCCCCAACGCCCGCTACGTGGTGCAGGCCAAGGATCTCGCGGACGCGAAGCATCCCCACCTGCGCGTGAAGGCCAGCTACCTGCCCCAGAACTGGGAGCCGCTGGAGGCCGCGGGTCTCCTCGACACCGTGGACGGCAGCACCGAGCTCCTGCCGGGCATCTCCGTGCGCCCCGCGCCGGGCCACATCGAGGGCCTGCAGAACGTGGTCGTCGAAGGCGGTGGCAGGCGCCTGGTCTACCTGGCGGACCTCATTCCCACCGCCCGCCACATCCAGCCGGCCTGGGTCATGGGTTACGACCTGGACGTGGTCACCTGCGTGAACGAGCGCCAGAAGCTGCTGGATGAAGTGACCGGCTCCGGCACCGTCTGCGTCTTCGAGCACGATCCCGACTTCCCCGCCGGCACCGTCAGCCGCGATGCGAAGGGGAAGTACAGCGTGGCCCCCGTTCAGGTCTAGCCGCCTCCCGCCGGGCCTAGAGGCGGGTCGGGAAAAAACGTCATCCGGAACCAAATGTCCGATGGCGGTGGCCGGCGAAATGGCACACAATCCTGCCAGCCGCCATGACCCCCCTGACGCTCCTCCTCCCAGGCCGTCCGCCTCTGCTCCTCCGGGGCGAGGAGGGCCGGGCCTGGCACTTCGGGCGTTCGCACGAGAACGAGGTGGTCTTCCTCGACGGCGGCCTCAGCCGCAGGCATGCCCGCATCGTGCTCCAGGATGGGACCGCCCGCCTGGAGGATCTCGGCTCCCGGAACGGCACCTTCGTCAACGATGAGCAGATCCAGGCCCCGCGCGCGCTGCAGGGCGGCGACGACATCCGCATGGGTTCGGTGCGGATCCATGTGACCCACGGATCCCAGGGGCCCGACGTGCGGATCCAGGCCCGGGACCGTCCGGACTCCCAGCAGAGCCTCATCATGTCCCTGGCCCAGGCGCGGAAGGCCTGGACGCCCGCCCAGGACCGGGACCGGACCGGAGCGGTCATCCGGGCCCTCCAGGCGCTGAGCCTCGAGCTCATCAAGGACGTGCCCGCGGATGCCCTGCTCGCCCAGGTGCTGGACCAGCTCTGGACGCTCCTCGGCCCCTGGCGGGCGGCGATCCTGATGAAGGAGCCCTCGGGCGAGCTCCGCCTGGTGGTCTCCCGCGCCAGTGAAGGGCAGGCGACCATCCTGCTCCCCCGCAGCCTGGTGGAAGCCGCCCTGGAGCGACAGGAGGCGGTGCTCTTCCGGGAACTCGGCCTGGACCTGGCAAGTCCCTCCATCCTGCTCAGCGGCATCACGTCGGCCATCGTGACCCCCCTGGAATACGAGGGGACCGTGCTGGGCCTGCTCTACCTCGACGCCCGCCCCCCGCGGGACTCCTTCAGCGAGCAGGACCTGGGTCTCGCCACCACCTTCGCCCACCTGGCCTCCGCCAAGCTGGAGCAGGCGCGCCTGCGCGAGGCGGAACTGAGCCGGCGGAAGGTGGACCACGAGCTGGGCCTCGCCCGCCAGATCCAGCAGGGGCTGCTGCCCGGCTTCCCTCCGGAGATCCCCGGCTACCAGCTCTACGGCAACAACCTGCCGAGCCGCCAGGTGAGCGGCGACCTGTTCGGGTGGTGGCCCCGCGGCGATGGCCGCTGGCTCATCGCCCTGGCCGACGTGAGCGGAAAGGGCCTGGGGCCGGGGCTGGTGATGGCAAGCCTCGCCGCCTTCCTGGAGGCCTGGGCCGGCCGGGATCTCTCCACGGACACACTGGCGTTCCACCTCTCCAAGGCCCTGGCCCGGCACACCGACGGCCGGCGCTTCGTGACCGCCTTCCTCGTCCTGCTGGACCCGGCCACCGGCGCCGTGACCTACACCAATGCCGGCCATAACCCGGCGTTCCTCCTCAGTCCGGAGGGGGCCTGCCTTGAGCTGGAAGCCCAGGGCCTCCCCCTGGCCATGCTGCCCGGCCGGCCCTATGGCTCCGCCACCATCACCCTTCCGCCGGGCGGCCTCCTCGCGCTCTACACGGATGGCATCACCGAGGCGGCCAACGCCAAGGATGAGGAATACACCCCGGAACGGCTCAAGGCCTTCCTCCAGGCGAAGGCGGCGGCCCCCCTCGAAGCCGTGGATGCCGAGCTCATGGCCGAGCTGGACGCCCATGCCCAGGGCACGCCCTTCGCCGACGATCGCACGCTGCTCCTGCTGCGGCGGTCCTGAACCGGACCATGGAAACGCGCCCAGCGCTTCGGACCGCCGCGGCCTATCGCATCGATGGATAAAGAAACTTTTTTATTAAACAATTGCGGTTTATTCCATGACGCGACTAGGCTATGAGGCCACTCCCGATCTGCCAGGGTCCGATCTGGGCCTCTGGCTTCCACCCCACGCCCTTCTCTGGAGGCCCCATGGCCACCAAGCAGATGAACGTCAAATCCGACGGGTTCAACCCGAAGGACCTGTCGGTGAACAAGAACCAGGACTCTGTGCACTTCGTGCAGAGCGGCCCGGACGCGCCCAGTTCGGTGACCCTCAGCAGCTCCGCGCTCTTCGGCGTGACCACCTGCGTGGTGGACGCCAGCACGAGCGGAACGAACGTGTACCAGGTCCTGGGCACGGCCACCGTTGGGGACTACACCGTGTCGCTGCCCCCATCCCCCAGGCTGACCAAGGACAGCGGCACGATCAAAGTCACCGGCTGAGACCCACCTGACTCGGCGGCAGGAGCGGCGGGGCGTCCCCGCGCTCCAGCCGCCGGGCCCGCTCCATCCAGGGCGCCAACGTCCGCGCGAGGTGCGGGTTGGCGCTTCCGCAGGCGGCGAGTTCCCTCGACGCTTCCCGCCCCTTCTCGCGGCGCGTCTCCCGGGGTTCCGCCTCGGCCTCGAGCAGGCGCAGCGTGGCTTTCAAGGCCAGGGCCTCGGCCCACTGGGGACGGGCCTGGAGGAGGGTCCCGGCCCGGGCGCTCCCTTCCGCCAGGGCCTTGCCTGCCTTGCGTCCCTGGGCCTGCTCCCACTCGGCCTGGGCACACCAGAGCTGCCCGAGGGCGAGCAGCGATTCCTGGGAGGCCGGATCCGCCGCCAGCGCCTGGTCGAAGGCCTCCCGGGCGGTGCCGAAATCCGCCTCCGTCGCCTGGGACCAGGCGGCCTTCCAACGGGCATGGGCGGCCCGGAGCATCCCCAGGTACTGCCAGGTGTCGTGATTCTTGGCATCCAGGGCCAGCGACTGGGCCAGGAGGGCCTCGCCCGCGCGCACCTGGGCGCGGGGGTCCGCCCCTGAGACCACCGCCCATGCCACCCGGACCGCGCTGCAATGACCGGCATTGTCCAGGAGCCCCTGGTCTCCCGGGGCGACCTGGCGGCCCTGCCGCAGCACGGCCTCGGCCTCGGCCAGGATCCGGGGGGCGGAGAACCACTGGCTCTCCGTGATGAGCTGATCGGAGAGGTTCAGGTAGCCGTAGGACTGGGCCGGGGCCGCCAGGATGGCCCGCCGGTAGCAGGCCTTGGCCTCGCTGCTCCACGGAGCCGGATCCTCGCCCCGCCCCCAGGCCTCCCGGGCCAGTTCGGACAGGGCCATGCCCTCCCCGTTGTGGAGATGGGGACTGGCGGCATTGATGGCCAGCCCCTGATGGTTCAGGTCGCGGGAACGCAGCAGGGCCGGCCGGGGATCCTCACCCTTGGCCCGGGCCCGGAGGGCCTGGGTGTAGTACACCTTGCCGAGCATGAAGTAGGGGACGAAGTGCTGCGGGTTCAGGCTGCGGGCTCGTTCCAGGGCTTCGGCCGCGGCCTGGAGGTCGGCCTCGGGCTGGGCGGCCCTGGGCAGCCTCGCCCGCTGTTCAAGGCAGGCGCCGAGGTTGATCCAGGCGGGGAGGAGGTGGGGCTCCATCCGCGTGGCCGTCCCGAAGCTCTCGATGGCCGCACTGAAATAGACGGAGGGATCCTGCCCCCGGCCGCCTTCGAACTGGGCCAGGGACTGGTTCACCATGCCCAGGTGATTCCAGACCGCGTAGTCGCGCTTCTCCACAGACAGCCCGCCGAAGGCTGCGAGCCCCCGCGACAGGGGGTCCGTGGGGTCCAGGTTGCGCAGGAGGCGGACATTCCCCAGCGTGTAGTAGGCCTTGCCGAGGGCCACCCGGGCATCCGCGCGGGTGGGGCCCGCCGCCACGGCCTGCCTGGCGGAAGCCACCGCTTCCGCCGCGAGTTCCTGGGCGTCCTCCCCCCGGAGGGCCCGCGTGTCCGCGAGGTTCCCCTGCAGGCCTGCAGCGAGGATCAGCGACGGGGCGTGGTCCGGCTGGAGGCGGAGGGCCGCCGCCAGGGCCCGCATCCCACGGTCGAAGGGCCCCTGGACATCCCCCTGCCCGTACTTCTCCATGAAGAACGCGTTGTTCTCCAGATCGGCGGCCGCGGCGTACACCGCGGGCACGCTGCGGCCCGTGATGGCGGCAGCTTGCAGGGCCTGGCGTCCCTCCTCGAAATCCTGGCGGGCGCCCTCGCGGTCACCCTGGTTCCACTTCTGCCAGGCCCGGGCCTGGAGCAGGGAGCCGCGCAGCAGGGGCGCCTCGTAGAACCAGGGCAGCTCGGTGCCCAGCGCCTTGAGCCGGACCAGGGCCTCGTCCAGCCGCCCCTCGTAGAAGGCCAGCAGCGCCTCCAGGTAGGCGGGCGAGGGCACGTCCGCGCCCCGGGCCTGGCGGAGGTAGGCGAGGGCCGGGTCCCGCAGGGTGCGCTCCACCTCCCGCAGGCGGGCCTCCCGCTGGTCCTTGGAGACGATGCGCTCCGCCTCCAGGAACCGGTCCCGGAACTGCTGGCCCAGGGCGAGGCTCAGGGCGTACGCCACGCGCGGCTCGCGGTAGCCGGCGTCCCAGGCCATCTGCAGGTGCTCCCGGGCCTGCTCGGTGTCGTCCAGGGTCCAGTGGCCCCGGCCCAGCGCGTAGTGGCCGGGCCCGTTGGCGATGGCCCCGGCCCGGGCCATGTCGGCCTGGAGCCGGGTCATCTGCTCCCGCACGGCCTGCAGGTCGGGCCGGATGTCGTGGGGCGGCGCCAGCGCCGAGTAGCGGGCCATGGAATCGATGCGGACCGCGGCCTCGGTGAACTGCTGGGCGAGCCGCTCCCGGCGCCCCGCGTCGCGCCGGGTCTTCACCGCCACGCCCAGGGCCACCAGCACCGCCAGCAGGGCCACGGCGGCCACGGCGGTGAGCTGCCGGTGCTTGCGGGCCTTGCGCTGGAGCCGGTACCAGAGCCCCGTGGGCCGGGCCAGCACGGGATCCGCCGCCAGGAACCGGTCCAGGTCATCGGCCAGGGCGCGCGCCGAGTCGTAGCGCCGCGCACGGTCCTTCTCGAGGCACTTGAGCGTGATGGCCTCCAGATCCCGGGGGATGTCCAGGCCGGGCCCGCGCATGGGCTGGATGTCCTCGGAGCCGATGGCGCCCAGGATCTCCAGGGCGTTGGCGCCGGAGACCGGCGGGCGGCCCGTGGCCATGTGGTAGAGCGTGGCGCCCAGGCTGTAGATGTCCGTGCGGCGGTCCAGGCGCGAGACCTCGCCCCGGGCCTGCTCCGGCGACATGTAGGCCGGCGTGCCCAGCACCGAGCCCGTCTCCGTGAGGTCCTGGTTCCACTCCCGCGCCAGGCCGAAGTCCATGACGAAGGTGCGGAGGGAGCCGTCCGCCACCCGCTCCACCATGATGTTGGAGGGCTTGAGATCCCGGTGGATGATGCCCACACGATGCGCTTCCTGGACGCCCAGCGCCGCGTCCCGCAGCACCAGCACCTTCTGCTCCAGCGACAGCTCCTGGGCCGCGGCGTCGAAGGGCAGGCCCGCCACGTACTGCATGGCGATGAAGACCCGGCCCTCCACCTCGCCCACCTCGAAGACCTTGCACACGTGGTCGTGGTCCACGCGGGCCTGGGCCCGGGCCTCCAGCATGAAGCGCGTGACGTAGCGGTCGTCGTCGAGGCGCACGAACTTGAGGGCCACCTCGCGGCCCAGGCGCCGGTCGCGGCCGTGGAACACCTTGCCCATGCCGCCCTGCCCCAGGAAGCCCAGGCACTCGTAGCGGTCCCAGCCGGGCACGGGAAAGTCCGGATCACCGGCCCGGGGCCGCGGAGGGACGGTCGCATCCAGCGTGGAACCGCTGCCATCGGCGCCCGGGCCACTGTCCAGGGTCTCCGCCCCGGACAGCATGAGGTCCATGTCGCGCGCCCTCGGATCTGCTTCCATCGGCTCAGCTCCCACGGGGCGAGGTTGGCTTCGGAGATCGCTATTCAGAAATGGATCATGGCACGGTAGATCCATAGATCATCATCAGTCAATTTGTTAATTTACGATCAATCAGTAAGCTACGGTGTTTTTGAGAAACGGGCAGGTCGCGGGGAAGAAAGGCGCCACCCGGAGCATCCAAGAGGTCGTTCCCGGAGGCCCCCATGCCTGGCTGGATCTCCTTCGTGGCGTTGGCCACCCTCGTCGCCTGCGGACATGGAGGCGGCAGCGTCCCCCCATCCCAGCCACCAGCGGGTGGGACCTTCACCACCACCACGGTGGTCGCGGGGCTCACCCAGCCCACCGCCATGGCCCTCGTGCCGGATGGCCGCATCTTCGTCTGCGAGCAGGGCGGCGCCCTGCGGGTCGTCAAGGCGGGCGCCC
Coding sequences within:
- a CDS encoding alpha-ketoacid dehydrogenase subunit alpha/beta; the encoded protein is MHLGRLLDDKAPNYLKQAIGWSYHAPCAGHDGIQLAAGLAFRAGQDFLFPYYRDMMTCLAAGLTPEEIILNGISKATDVASGGRHMSNHFAKPSIGIQNVSSLTGNHTQHAVGLARAVKYYGRDSIVFCSQGESSLSEGYCSESINGADREQLPVVFVVQDNGYGISVPKHDQSANDYICDNFSGFSNLKIIKCDGLDLLDSMRAMAEAIAHIRTGKGPAMVYAMCVRIGSHSNSDRHELYRDDAERADAKAKDPLPRFRAYCLAHGLSEDELKAIETENQARYLAAHDQAMAAPNPDPATIYDFVIPEGWVSAQYPDGTHHAEGTPISVITALNQTLKEEFRLNPDTFIWGQDMANKEKGGIFNVSKGLQQEFGEKRVFNAPIAEDFIVGTANGFSRLDDKIRVVVEGAEFADYIWPAAEQIVECSHDYWRSNGQFSPNITIRLASGGYIGGGLYHSQNVEGWLTTLPGIRVVVPAFADDAAGLLRTALRSRGTTLYLEPKFLYNAKMAHAVVAPDFAVPFGKARVRREGTDLTILAYGTPVHFALEAAAKLEKEGKSAEVIDLRSLSPLDTPAIIKSVKKTHRVLIAHEDKVFGGFGGELAAICASECFVWLDAPVERVGSEFTPVGFNRVLERATLPNADKVLAAARKVLAF
- a CDS encoding SpoIIE family protein phosphatase, producing MTPLTLLLPGRPPLLLRGEEGRAWHFGRSHENEVVFLDGGLSRRHARIVLQDGTARLEDLGSRNGTFVNDEQIQAPRALQGGDDIRMGSVRIHVTHGSQGPDVRIQARDRPDSQQSLIMSLAQARKAWTPAQDRDRTGAVIRALQALSLELIKDVPADALLAQVLDQLWTLLGPWRAAILMKEPSGELRLVVSRASEGQATILLPRSLVEAALERQEAVLFRELGLDLASPSILLSGITSAIVTPLEYEGTVLGLLYLDARPPRDSFSEQDLGLATTFAHLASAKLEQARLREAELSRRKVDHELGLARQIQQGLLPGFPPEIPGYQLYGNNLPSRQVSGDLFGWWPRGDGRWLIALADVSGKGLGPGLVMASLAAFLEAWAGRDLSTDTLAFHLSKALARHTDGRRFVTAFLVLLDPATGAVTYTNAGHNPAFLLSPEGACLELEAQGLPLAMLPGRPYGSATITLPPGGLLALYTDGITEAANAKDEEYTPERLKAFLQAKAAAPLEAVDAELMAELDAHAQGTPFADDRTLLLLRRS
- a CDS encoding MBL fold metallo-hydrolase, whose product is MQFGPWDVQIVSGGTFRLDGGAMFGTVPKVVWNKLYPADEENQILMATNCLLIRGEVDGKKHVILVDNGNGDKESDDFMARFKFEGRGVLDANLARHGVKPGDITLCILTHLHFDHAGGSTRFGADGQPVPSFPNARYVVQAKDLADAKHPHLRVKASYLPQNWEPLEAAGLLDTVDGSTELLPGISVRPAPGHIEGLQNVVVEGGGRRLVYLADLIPTARHIQPAWVMGYDLDVVTCVNERQKLLDEVTGSGTVCVFEHDPDFPAGTVSRDAKGKYSVAPVQV
- a CDS encoding serine/threonine-protein kinase, whose translation is MEADPRARDMDLMLSGAETLDSGPGADGSGSTLDATVPPRPRAGDPDFPVPGWDRYECLGFLGQGGMGKVFHGRDRRLGREVALKFVRLDDDRYVTRFMLEARAQARVDHDHVCKVFEVGEVEGRVFIAMQYVAGLPFDAAAQELSLEQKVLVLRDAALGVQEAHRVGIIHRDLKPSNIMVERVADGSLRTFVMDFGLAREWNQDLTETGSVLGTPAYMSPEQARGEVSRLDRRTDIYSLGATLYHMATGRPPVSGANALEILGAIGSEDIQPMRGPGLDIPRDLEAITLKCLEKDRARRYDSARALADDLDRFLAADPVLARPTGLWYRLQRKARKHRQLTAVAAVALLAVLVALGVAVKTRRDAGRRERLAQQFTEAAVRIDSMARYSALAPPHDIRPDLQAVREQMTRLQADMARAGAIANGPGHYALGRGHWTLDDTEQAREHLQMAWDAGYREPRVAYALSLALGQQFRDRFLEAERIVSKDQREARLREVERTLRDPALAYLRQARGADVPSPAYLEALLAFYEGRLDEALVRLKALGTELPWFYEAPLLRGSLLQARAWQKWNQGDREGARQDFEEGRQALQAAAITGRSVPAVYAAAADLENNAFFMEKYGQGDVQGPFDRGMRALAAALRLQPDHAPSLILAAGLQGNLADTRALRGEDAQELAAEAVASARQAVAAGPTRADARVALGKAYYTLGNVRLLRNLDPTDPLSRGLAAFGGLSVEKRDYAVWNHLGMVNQSLAQFEGGRGQDPSVYFSAAIESFGTATRMEPHLLPAWINLGACLEQRARLPRAAQPEADLQAAAEALERARSLNPQHFVPYFMLGKVYYTQALRARAKGEDPRPALLRSRDLNHQGLAINAASPHLHNGEGMALSELAREAWGRGEDPAPWSSEAKACYRRAILAAPAQSYGYLNLSDQLITESQWFSAPRILAEAEAVLRQGRQVAPGDQGLLDNAGHCSAVRVAWAVVSGADPRAQVRAGEALLAQSLALDAKNHDTWQYLGMLRAAHARWKAAWSQATEADFGTAREAFDQALAADPASQESLLALGQLWCAQAEWEQAQGRKAGKALAEGSARAGTLLQARPQWAEALALKATLRLLEAEAEPRETRREKGREASRELAACGSANPHLARTLAPWMERARRLERGDAPPLLPPSQVGLSR
- a CDS encoding GAF domain-containing protein, whose amino-acid sequence is MSPGKAVKRRSAKGNHLAALADLLNASRTDPARLFEHGLALLVDRLSVDRALLTRVTGLGYEVFWWAVADDASMDDVFAAPEKGFCPWVMAHPDRPLTIRDAALEPRWRKSAGHLQLGIRAYSGVALKEGENVIGTLCVQHRAPKAFDRSETELIRAMGHLMARTLESESMKQELHGALDALELSGAIVEDSALQSARSGLPNRRYLDIWLRASLFMARRRKEPIALALWSQPLVTGTRGRLAAAASRLRGEDLLIELSADQYLLIMPHTSEEGAEVLITRLRGTLGEHPTGATLWFPGEDDMTLKSALTRAAKAFTEANRQGAALIWNSRRG